Within the Fusarium keratoplasticum isolate Fu6.1 chromosome 1, whole genome shotgun sequence genome, the region TGGTCTCGAGAGAGCGGATGAGGCGCTTGTCGACGGTTTCCGGGTCACCGTGGTACTGAACAGCGTCAAACGAAGGGAACGACTGCGTCATACCTGCAGCCACGCTGGCCGGGCATAGACCAAGCACGTACGTGTCCAACTGGGTGCGTAGCAAGGCGTTGTAGTTGGCAAAGAGGAAGTCGTCCCAAGTGAGTGCCACCTTTTCCACGCTGGCAATATCTCCAGAGAGAACACCATATACGGCACGCTCATAGTCGTCACAGCCGCCTGATCGGGCCAAGCTGAAGCACATGCGTCGCCACAGAGCTAAAGATGCTGGGTTGGTAATAGGTAGCTGCTGGTTATCATCGGTAGATAGGAGAACGGCAGAGGTAGAGATAGCCCGCCACATCTCTGTCCTCTCCTGACACCACTCGCGGATAGTCTCCAGGTTAGATCCACGGCGGAGGTGCTCAAAACAGCCGAGCCAGATGGCACGCTCAAAGTATTCGTCCTGTGGCTCAAGTTTCCGTCCCTGGCGAGTCGCAGCATCGGGATCAAGTTGGGTGACGAGGGGTGAACCATCCGCGTTGAGGAATGATGTCGCAACGGCTGGCGACTGACGGTCGAGCAGATGCGGCCAGGCAGTGACGCTTTTTCTGAGCTTGATGGAAGATCGTGTGTGAAGCCAGCCGTGAGCGATGATATCTCCTCTATCGGCGTTCTGTTGAAGTTCGCGAGCAAGCTCATCAATATCGGGACCAGAAGCAGCGTTGGTCTGGAGCCATTGTATAACTGCCTGTCGTTCTCGCGCCGATGGATCTGTAGCCAGAAAGTCACGGAGTAGGTCCTTTCGTGGGGTCTTGGTGCTCTGGTCGAAATCCATCTGATTCGCATCAGAACTTGAATATCTCAGCGGAAGCAGCCGGCGCAAAAGGTCCCAGGTCTGTGCCTCCCGTTCGAGGCGCTTGATCAGCTCTGCTGAGGCGGGATTGCTGGTGGCAGCATCAACTTCATCCGCGTCCATGTCAACATCGTCCTGGGCGCCATCGCGCACCATGCGCGGCCGTACTTGTGCCAGTCGCCGCAATGCACTCTCATAGTATCTTCGTGGGAGGTCAAGGATTCGTTCTCGTCTGTCCGCGGgttcaagaggaggagcgagGCAGTCGTCGAGGGCGTTGGCGAACTCTTCAACTTCGGGCCCAGCCTCAAAGGATAGGATTCTCTCGATCTCCGGGGCGTCCATGGTGTTGACTCTGGTGATTTTCGTATCGATTCTGTATCAATAGTTGTGTCGCCGGCGAGAGCGAGGCAACGCAACGAGGTGAGAAGCTTGAGTAGTCGACCCTACTCGGCTTGGTTGGCCGCAGGGGTCACAGAAGGCGCTCGTTCAAGATCGCATACCCAGACCCGGGTGCAAGAGATGGTATCGCGCGTTTTCGGGGTCGTCAAGGTCGAATCGGAGGCGCAATCGCGGTGGGTTTCTGCAGAAGCTCGCGCTGGTTGATGCTCCAGGTCAAAACTAGAGAAATGCTGGGTCTGTTTTGGTTGCTGCTTCACTGGCGCGCCTGGAGCTTTTCCATGCTTGGCTCCATCGGTACGTACCTTGGTGCCTGGATCCGATGCAGGCTGTTGGCAGGTGTAGACGCTGCCGCGTTTAGGCGCGAGGCGCGTAGATACAGTGTGTTACAGTGCTCCTCGTAACTCTCAAACACTGTATTATTTGATGTTCGACTCCACTCGAAAatcttttctctcttttttctcttcttctatCATAATGTCATCGGCATTCGTATTAGAGTCTCGGAACAGGACACTCAATGCTTGTTCAGGTCCATGAGACCTCCTGCGTGCTCAACGATCGCCTAGAAGAAGTTCGCTTTTCACACCAGTTGCCAGAGTTTCCCAGACCGGTTGACGCACCATAAGACGAGCGCTACATATCACTTTCCTTCCTCCCGGAGttgcttcatcttgagcttgagcagaTATGGCTTTGGACAGCTCACGGTTGAGGCTTCTTCGCCATATCTTTCGTAGAAGATTTCGCAGCACTCGTAGAGCTGCCTGATGACGGTTTGGCATTTGTCCTCGTTATAACCATTGCGTGTGAGGCAGTCTATCTGCATGTTAGCAAACACGTTATTGTGCCTGGATGAGATGCTTGCTTTGAATTGCGCACTGGACAACAAACAGTCAGTTCTGTGTAACCGGGATTGAATTGGTTGTCTAGGGTATCAACTCACTGCGCGAGGATGACAAGCAGGCTTAGCCTCAACGTCGTCTTTGGGAGCCTTCGTTGTGAATTGTCAGTACGATTGAAGATTGCTTGGAGGTAGCATGGACGGGACAAACCATTGTCGCTTGTCTTGGTATGCAATGCGATATTTCGCGTGTGAATTGGGATGGAAAGGCAACTGTTATTGTGGCATCTACCCGGTGGCAGAATGGGTTCTTTGGTCGTGTCTTGAATACTTTCGTCTCTGAGTAGAGCTGTCAATGAAGGTCTGATAATGGCAGTTCAATGCAAGACATAAGAAGGCGACAAGAGGTTGGAGAAGGCTGATGTCATGGGTACCCCGTGCCTGTGTCTCTCTCGCCCTCTTCACCAAACCAGAACATCAACCTCCGAACTCCAGGTGATGAGGTCAGCACTTCACTTGTACTGGGTACCGgcaccatcatcggcatccCAATCCTCCGTGCACCGGCCGTCTGTCCGCCCGGGTTTCCACAGTCTTCGGTGAAGGCCTGGAGCCAATGGGAGACGTCGCTCCCCACCTTCCAGGGCGCCTTCAGCGCTGCCTCTGACCTGAGGTTATGAGCGTCTCAGGCGCTGGGGGATGGACAAGGAGCCTGGGTCGCCT harbors:
- a CDS encoding Cx9C motif-containing protein 4, mitochondrial — protein: MAPKDDVEAKPACHPRAIDCLTRNGYNEDKCQTVIRQLYECCEIFYERYGEEASTVSCPKPYLLKLKMKQLREEGK